One region of Olleya sp. Hel_I_94 genomic DNA includes:
- the pgmB gene encoding beta-phosphoglucomutase, which produces MNKKGFIFDLDGVIVDTAKYHFLAWQNLAKSIDIDFTHEQNEQLKGVSRVKSLEKILEWGNKTISEELFTSLMSKKNEEYLSFIAKMTDEEILPDVPKILDYLIEKQQPISLGSASKNARPILEKVNLLSKFDAIVDGNDVSKAKPDPEVFLIAAKHLNMKPEDCIVFEDSVAGVQAANTANMISIGIGEKEVLHEADYIFSDFTEIENSFIEELINR; this is translated from the coding sequence ATGAATAAAAAAGGATTCATATTCGATTTAGACGGTGTCATTGTAGACACTGCAAAATATCACTTTTTGGCTTGGCAAAACCTTGCAAAAAGTATTGATATAGATTTTACACACGAGCAAAACGAACAACTTAAAGGTGTAAGTCGTGTAAAATCATTAGAAAAAATACTGGAATGGGGAAATAAAACCATTTCAGAAGAACTATTTACATCTTTAATGAGTAAAAAAAATGAAGAGTATTTAAGCTTTATTGCTAAAATGACTGATGAAGAAATTTTACCAGATGTACCAAAAATATTAGATTATTTAATAGAAAAACAACAGCCAATTTCTTTAGGGTCTGCGAGTAAAAATGCACGACCAATTTTAGAGAAAGTCAATTTACTGTCAAAATTTGATGCTATTGTTGATGGTAACGATGTTAGTAAAGCAAAACCAGATCCAGAAGTGTTTTTAATAGCAGCAAAGCATTTAAACATGAAACCAGAAGATTGTATTGTTTTTGAAGATTCTGTAGCTGGTGTTCAAGCTGCAAATACTGCAAATATGATATCTATTGGTATAGGCGAAAAAGAAGTATTACATGAAGCTGATTACATCTTTTCAGATTTTACTGAAATAGAAAACAGCTTCATAGAAGAATTAATAAATAGATAA